In Marivirga salinae, a single window of DNA contains:
- the egtD gene encoding L-histidine N(alpha)-methyltransferase, with translation MTTNTTEKLSFSVADAVKEGLTQKEKSLPSWLFYDAEGDRLFQEIMNMPEYYLTNCEYDIFQKHEDDILSIISADVAGFNLIEFGAGDGMKTEILLKHFVKQNATFNYKPVDISENVLNLLQERMQKSIPDLDIEPINKEYFSALDALNEARKNPMVVLFMGGNIGNFEIQDAQSFVNQIANKLRTGDRIIMGFDMKKDPEMILSAYNDKQGITRQFNMNLLTRLNHELEADFDLEQFKHYPCYDPQTGTTKSFLISQKKQTVELKAIDTTIHFKAWEHIHVEISQKFDEDMIENMATAAGLVVEKYFYDEKEYFADVVMRK, from the coding sequence ATGACAACAAACACAACCGAAAAACTCAGCTTTTCAGTGGCAGATGCCGTGAAGGAAGGACTTACACAAAAAGAAAAATCACTCCCCAGCTGGCTATTTTATGATGCCGAAGGTGACCGCCTTTTTCAAGAAATCATGAATATGCCGGAATATTATCTTACCAATTGCGAGTATGATATATTCCAAAAACATGAAGATGATATCTTATCTATTATCTCTGCAGACGTAGCGGGTTTCAATCTAATAGAATTTGGAGCGGGTGATGGCATGAAAACGGAGATTTTACTAAAGCATTTTGTGAAACAGAATGCTACTTTCAATTATAAGCCCGTAGACATTTCAGAAAATGTATTGAATTTGTTGCAAGAAAGAATGCAAAAATCCATTCCTGATTTGGATATAGAACCCATCAATAAAGAGTACTTTTCTGCCTTAGATGCTCTAAATGAAGCCAGGAAAAATCCTATGGTCGTACTTTTTATGGGTGGAAATATTGGGAATTTTGAAATTCAGGATGCACAATCATTTGTAAATCAAATTGCCAATAAATTGAGAACAGGCGACCGAATTATCATGGGATTTGATATGAAAAAAGATCCCGAAATGATTTTAAGTGCCTATAATGATAAGCAAGGCATCACCCGCCAGTTTAATATGAATCTGCTCACAAGATTAAACCATGAATTGGAAGCTGATTTTGATTTAGAGCAATTCAAACATTATCCTTGCTATGACCCGCAAACGGGAACTACGAAGAGTTTTTTAATTTCTCAAAAAAAGCAAACTGTTGAATTAAAAGCCATCGATACCACCATCCATTTTAAAGCCTGGGAGCACATTCATGTAGAAATATCCCAAAAATTTGATGAAGATATGATTGAAAACATGGCAACAGCAGCAGGTTTGGTAGTAGAAAAGTATTTTTATGATGAGAAGGAGTACTTTGCTGATGTAGTGATGAGGAAATAA
- a CDS encoding DMT family transporter: MNKTWQIHGALALVGLIYGANYVIAKGVMPNYMSPNAFILLRATVATILFWIYHAFTSNEKVLRKKDYWLFAKCAVFGVMGNQLIFFNGLSLTSPVNASIIMTANPIIVLAISFWLLNEKITWRKIIGILIGACGVILLVLNKEVSLGNDAFLGDIFIFLNATFYGIYLVMVKPLMQRYEPITVVKWVFLFGTIMIVPFGIVPIFDVEFQEFPSGIWWSIVYVIIGTTFLAYLLNAMALKHVNSTIVGYYIYLQPVFATFITILIGQEVFKWEKALFALMIFFGVYLVSQQRKPRNEEATN, encoded by the coding sequence ATGAATAAGACTTGGCAAATTCATGGAGCATTGGCACTAGTAGGGTTAATCTATGGTGCAAATTACGTCATCGCAAAAGGTGTGATGCCTAATTATATGAGTCCCAATGCTTTTATATTATTAAGAGCAACGGTGGCTACTATTCTCTTTTGGATTTATCATGCTTTCACCTCTAATGAAAAAGTTCTCAGAAAGAAAGATTACTGGCTTTTTGCCAAATGTGCGGTCTTTGGTGTAATGGGGAATCAGCTGATTTTTTTCAATGGCTTAAGCTTGACGAGTCCGGTAAATGCCAGCATTATCATGACGGCTAATCCAATTATTGTTTTGGCAATTTCCTTCTGGTTGCTGAATGAGAAAATTACCTGGCGAAAAATTATTGGTATTCTAATTGGTGCTTGCGGAGTGATTTTGCTTGTTTTGAATAAGGAAGTTAGTTTGGGGAATGATGCCTTTTTAGGTGACATATTTATTTTCCTGAATGCTACTTTCTATGGGATTTATCTGGTGATGGTAAAACCTTTAATGCAGAGATATGAGCCTATCACCGTAGTGAAATGGGTATTTCTTTTTGGTACTATCATGATTGTTCCTTTTGGAATAGTACCGATTTTTGATGTGGAATTTCAGGAATTTCCTTCAGGAATTTGGTGGAGTATAGTTTATGTAATAATTGGAACAACATTTTTGGCGTATCTCTTAAATGCCATGGCTTTAAAGCATGTGAATTCTACTATAGTAGGTTATTATATTTATTTACAACCTGTTTTCGCCACTTTCATCACCATTCTAATCGGACAAGAAGTTTTCAAATGGGAGAAAGCGCTATTTGCATTGATGATATTTTTTGGAGTATATTTAGTAAGTCAACAACGAAAACCTAGAAATGAAGAAGCGACTAATTGA
- a CDS encoding replication-associated recombination protein A, with protein sequence MMFGEDKPLAERMRPTKLEELVGQQHLVGEKGVLRLTIAQGKVPSMIFWGPPGVGKTTIANIIANQVKAPFQTLSAISAGVKDVREVIQRASRSGKIILFIDEIHRFNKSQQDALLGAVEKGVITLIGATTENPSFEVNSALLSRCQVYTLKALELEDLKGLVNTALENDEKLKELNIEIKEYEALIQLSGGDARKLLNLFELVIDAYGKDEKIVITNEQVKEIAQNRMAIYDKSGEQHYDIISAFIKSIRGSDPNAALYWLARMIEGGEDVKFIARRLLISASEDIGLANPNALLIATNTFQAVSMIGYPEAEIVLAQCVTYLACSPKSNASYMAIKKARQLVRETGDLSVPLHLRNAPTKLMKDMNYGSGYKYSHDFPGNFAYQEFMPEEISKNTLYEPQDNAREKDFRQKLQNLWRKKYNYD encoded by the coding sequence ATGATGTTTGGAGAAGATAAACCATTGGCAGAAAGAATGCGCCCTACTAAACTGGAAGAATTAGTCGGACAGCAACATTTGGTAGGCGAAAAAGGAGTATTAAGATTGACCATTGCACAAGGAAAAGTACCTTCTATGATTTTTTGGGGACCTCCTGGGGTGGGTAAAACCACTATTGCCAATATCATTGCTAATCAAGTAAAAGCACCTTTTCAGACATTGAGTGCCATCAGTGCGGGGGTGAAAGATGTACGAGAAGTCATCCAAAGAGCCTCCCGATCAGGAAAAATCATTTTATTTATAGATGAAATTCATCGCTTCAACAAATCACAACAAGATGCATTATTAGGAGCTGTGGAAAAAGGGGTTATTACTTTGATTGGTGCCACCACTGAAAATCCATCTTTTGAGGTTAATTCTGCTTTGCTTTCTCGCTGTCAAGTTTATACACTGAAAGCTTTAGAATTAGAGGATTTAAAAGGATTGGTGAATACGGCATTAGAGAATGATGAAAAATTAAAAGAACTCAATATTGAAATCAAAGAATACGAAGCCTTGATTCAGCTATCGGGTGGAGATGCCAGAAAGCTTTTGAATTTATTTGAATTAGTAATTGACGCTTACGGAAAGGATGAAAAAATAGTAATTACTAATGAGCAAGTTAAAGAAATCGCTCAAAACAGAATGGCGATTTACGATAAGTCCGGGGAACAACACTATGATATCATTTCTGCATTTATTAAAAGCATCAGAGGAAGTGACCCCAATGCCGCACTTTACTGGCTAGCCAGAATGATTGAAGGCGGGGAGGATGTAAAATTCATTGCTCGTAGATTATTGATTTCAGCTTCGGAGGATATCGGACTAGCAAATCCAAACGCTTTATTGATTGCGACCAACACTTTCCAAGCGGTTAGCATGATTGGATATCCGGAAGCGGAAATTGTATTGGCACAATGTGTTACTTATTTAGCTTGTTCCCCAAAAAGCAATGCTTCTTATATGGCTATTAAAAAAGCTAGACAGCTAGTTAGAGAAACTGGTGATTTATCGGTTCCATTGCATTTGCGAAACGCTCCTACTAAATTGATGAAAGACATGAATTATGGTAGCGGATATAAATATTCTCATGACTTTCCTGGAAATTTTGCTTACCAAGAGTTTATGCCTGAAGAAATAAGCAAAAACACCCTCTACGAGCCTCAGGACAATGCTCGAGAGAAAGATTTTCGACAAAAGCTGCAAAATCTTTGGCGAAAAAAGTATAATTATGACTAA
- the glyA gene encoding serine hydroxymethyltransferase, with protein sequence MQRDNIIFDLIKKEQKRQETGIELIASENFTSPEVMEAMGSVLTNKYAEGLPGKRYYGGCEVVDEVENLAIERVKELFGATWANVQPHSGAQANAAVMLACLNPGDKILGFDLSHGGHLTHGSPVNFSGKLYQPSFYGVEEETGLIDWDKVEATAKKEKPKMIICGASAYSREWNYKKLREVADEVGAILLADISHPAGLIARGLLDDPLDYCHIVTTTTHKTLRGPRGGLIMMRDDFENPFGYKNPKGELRKMTQLLDSGVFPGTQGGPLEHVIAAKAVAFGQCLTDEYFNYILQVKKNAEVMAKAFTDRDYKIISGGTDNHLMLIDLRSKGITGKIAEAVLGEADITINKNMVPFDDKSPFVTSGMRIGTAAITSRGLVEADMEKIVDFIDTVITQHEDKQKIATVKKEINEWMVDFPLFK encoded by the coding sequence ATGCAAAGAGATAATATAATATTCGACCTTATTAAGAAGGAACAAAAAAGACAAGAAACTGGAATTGAATTAATCGCGTCTGAAAATTTCACTTCACCTGAAGTTATGGAAGCAATGGGAAGCGTATTAACCAATAAATACGCTGAAGGCTTACCAGGAAAAAGATATTATGGAGGATGTGAAGTGGTAGATGAGGTTGAAAACCTTGCCATAGAAAGAGTCAAAGAATTATTTGGCGCTACTTGGGCTAATGTTCAGCCACATTCAGGAGCACAAGCTAATGCTGCAGTGATGTTAGCTTGTTTAAATCCTGGAGATAAAATATTAGGTTTTGACTTATCGCATGGTGGACACTTAACACATGGATCCCCTGTTAATTTTTCCGGGAAATTATATCAACCTTCATTTTATGGAGTGGAAGAAGAAACTGGTTTAATTGATTGGGATAAAGTTGAGGCTACAGCCAAAAAAGAAAAACCAAAAATGATTATTTGCGGTGCATCAGCCTATAGTCGTGAATGGAATTATAAGAAATTAAGAGAAGTTGCAGATGAAGTTGGTGCTATTTTATTAGCCGATATTTCTCACCCTGCCGGTTTAATTGCAAGAGGTTTATTAGATGATCCTTTGGATTATTGCCACATTGTAACCACCACCACTCATAAAACTTTGCGTGGACCAAGAGGTGGTTTGATTATGATGCGTGATGATTTCGAAAATCCTTTTGGATATAAAAACCCTAAAGGTGAATTACGCAAAATGACCCAACTTTTGGATTCAGGTGTATTTCCTGGAACACAAGGTGGTCCATTGGAGCATGTAATTGCTGCTAAAGCAGTAGCTTTTGGTCAGTGTTTAACTGATGAATATTTCAATTACATCTTACAAGTAAAGAAAAATGCTGAGGTTATGGCTAAAGCATTCACGGATAGAGATTATAAAATCATTTCTGGTGGAACGGATAATCACTTAATGCTAATTGATTTACGATCTAAAGGAATTACAGGTAAAATAGCAGAGGCTGTTTTAGGGGAGGCCGATATCACTATCAATAAAAACATGGTTCCATTTGATGATAAATCACCTTTTGTCACTTCTGGTATGCGAATCGGAACTGCAGCCATTACCTCAAGAGGATTGGTAGAAGCTGACATGGAGAAAATAGTTGATTTCATTGATACTGTGATCACTCAACATGAGGACAAGCAAAAAATAGCTACAGTGAAGAAGGAGATTAATGAATGGATGGTAGATTTCCCTTTATTTAAATAA
- a CDS encoding 3-deoxy-D-manno-octulosonic acid transferase → MGEFFYRLGISLLGIGVKLHALINAKSKKFVEGRKDLFPQLEGKFKSVNQPVVWFHCASLGEFEQGRPLIEAFKKEHPNFFILLTFFSPSGYEVRKNYELADYICYMPLDTAENAERFVKITQPKLAFFVKYEFWHYHLKALSEADCWLYSVSAIFRSNQRFFKFHGGFYRKILKQFDHIFVQNKTVAALLKGINLHNVSVSGDTRFDRVKSITDSVKPQEMFVEFSKDQPVLIGGSTWEPDIKAIAPFLQQNPEWKAIIAPHDISEANLKLHEEVLKIPTSRFSTINSEAITKTRVILIDNIGMLSSLYQYGKIAFIGGAFGDGLHNTLEAACFGLPVFFGNKNYGKFQEALDLLDVNAAFKVANAQEFLSIMNSDDFKIEESSQRALDYVNQNIGAKDKIMKHIAPIIQKMKLS, encoded by the coding sequence ATGGGTGAATTCTTTTATCGATTGGGTATTTCATTATTGGGCATAGGGGTAAAACTCCATGCATTGATTAATGCCAAATCTAAAAAGTTTGTAGAAGGTCGGAAAGATTTATTTCCTCAGTTGGAGGGAAAGTTTAAATCTGTTAACCAGCCAGTAGTTTGGTTTCATTGTGCTTCTTTGGGTGAATTTGAACAAGGCAGACCATTGATTGAAGCTTTTAAGAAAGAACATCCTAACTTTTTTATACTCTTGACTTTCTTTTCTCCTTCGGGTTATGAAGTGCGTAAAAATTATGAACTGGCAGATTACATTTGCTATATGCCATTGGATACTGCTGAAAATGCTGAGCGATTTGTAAAAATAACCCAACCCAAACTGGCATTTTTTGTGAAATATGAATTCTGGCATTATCACCTGAAAGCATTATCGGAAGCAGATTGCTGGTTATATTCAGTATCTGCTATATTCCGTTCTAATCAGCGATTTTTTAAATTTCACGGAGGCTTTTACAGAAAAATATTGAAGCAATTCGACCATATTTTTGTTCAAAACAAAACGGTTGCGGCTTTGCTAAAAGGGATTAACCTTCATAATGTAAGTGTAAGTGGTGATACCCGATTTGATAGAGTAAAATCCATTACGGATAGTGTGAAACCTCAGGAGATGTTTGTTGAATTTTCAAAAGATCAGCCCGTTTTAATAGGAGGGAGTACTTGGGAACCAGATATAAAAGCAATAGCGCCTTTTTTACAACAAAATCCAGAATGGAAAGCTATTATTGCACCGCATGATATTAGTGAAGCCAATTTAAAACTTCATGAAGAGGTCTTGAAAATTCCGACAAGTCGTTTCAGTACAATAAATTCTGAAGCAATAACGAAAACAAGAGTAATTTTAATTGATAATATAGGTATGCTTTCTTCCTTATATCAATATGGTAAAATAGCTTTTATAGGCGGGGCTTTTGGAGATGGCTTGCATAATACCTTGGAAGCCGCTTGTTTTGGCTTGCCTGTATTTTTCGGAAATAAAAATTACGGTAAATTTCAGGAAGCTTTGGATTTATTAGATGTTAATGCTGCTTTTAAGGTAGCCAATGCTCAGGAATTTCTATCCATTATGAATTCAGATGACTTTAAAATTGAAGAATCTTCCCAAAGAGCTTTGGATTATGTGAATCAAAATATTGGAGCAAAGGATAAAATTATGAAGCATATTGCACCTATCATCCAAAAAATGAAGCTATCATGA
- a CDS encoding PorP/SprF family type IX secretion system membrane protein, translating into MYKSYLKSKSLYIIVSLLLLTGTLKAQQYPIYSQYIFNGLILNPAYAGSHVQLSASAMYRNQWVNFEGAPKTLFFSAHTSLMNEKMGVGLIINDDRIGSYSTQNIYGSYSFIIKMPKGKLALGFQAGLNILSADFRNLNLDDIGDNSFANMTSNLRPNFGTGAYFYNKKFFAGFSVPFLLNNGYGNIDLENALNEIRSARYYYLNGGMMLPLNREKTVKLQPSVLIRSQEGAPLNFDINTSVIFYDLLNVGISYRNIDAVISYIDFKLSESFHFSYSYDWTTSAIKSASFGTHEFMINYRVRLRDIHDNVICPKFNDFM; encoded by the coding sequence ATGTACAAAAGTTATCTTAAAAGTAAGTCTTTATATATAATAGTTTCCTTGTTATTGTTAACAGGAACTTTAAAGGCTCAACAGTATCCGATTTATTCGCAGTATATTTTTAATGGGCTTATTTTAAATCCAGCCTATGCGGGAAGCCATGTTCAATTAAGTGCTTCAGCTATGTATCGGAATCAATGGGTGAATTTTGAAGGTGCCCCTAAAACATTATTTTTTAGTGCTCACACTTCCTTAATGAATGAAAAAATGGGAGTAGGACTCATTATAAATGATGATCGAATTGGCAGTTATTCTACTCAAAATATTTATGGAAGTTATTCCTTTATTATAAAAATGCCAAAAGGTAAATTAGCACTAGGGTTTCAAGCAGGCCTAAATATTCTATCAGCAGACTTTCGGAATCTTAACCTAGATGATATAGGGGATAATTCGTTTGCGAATATGACGAGTAATCTCAGACCAAATTTTGGAACTGGAGCTTATTTCTACAATAAAAAGTTTTTCGCTGGTTTCTCAGTGCCTTTTTTATTGAATAATGGTTATGGTAATATTGACCTTGAAAATGCACTAAACGAAATAAGATCCGCCAGGTATTATTATTTAAACGGGGGTATGATGCTTCCTTTAAATCGTGAGAAAACAGTAAAATTACAACCATCAGTGCTCATCAGAAGTCAGGAAGGAGCACCTCTTAACTTTGATATTAACACCAGTGTAATCTTTTATGATTTACTCAATGTTGGTATTTCATACAGAAATATTGATGCGGTAATTTCATATATTGATTTTAAACTAAGCGAATCTTTTCATTTTAGTTACTCCTACGATTGGACTACCTCAGCTATTAAAAGTGCTTCCTTCGGAACCCATGAATTTATGATTAATTATAGAGTGCGTTTGAGAGACATTCATGATAATGTAATATGTCCGAAATTTAATGACTTTATGTAA
- a CDS encoding DUF4199 domain-containing protein — protein sequence MKKRLIEIKWGLIFVIMMLIWMYFEKAMGWHDEKIAEHATYTNFVAIPAILVYVFALLEKRKKHYHNVMSWKQGFVSGLIITAVVVILTPFSQMVTHDLISPEYFNNASAFAVNQGQMTQEEADAYFNLKSYLWQSAVFALIIGAVTSALVAVFVRRKG from the coding sequence ATGAAGAAGCGACTAATTGAAATAAAATGGGGACTGATCTTTGTGATTATGATGCTCATTTGGATGTATTTTGAGAAAGCTATGGGCTGGCATGATGAGAAGATTGCAGAGCATGCGACTTACACCAATTTTGTAGCCATTCCAGCCATATTGGTTTATGTATTTGCCTTATTAGAAAAGCGGAAAAAGCATTATCATAATGTAATGAGCTGGAAGCAAGGTTTTGTTTCAGGATTGATCATCACAGCAGTTGTGGTGATTTTAACGCCTTTCAGTCAAATGGTAACCCATGATTTGATTTCTCCTGAGTATTTTAATAATGCATCAGCATTTGCCGTAAATCAAGGACAAATGACCCAGGAAGAAGCAGATGCCTATTTTAATTTGAAGAGTTATTTATGGCAAAGTGCTGTGTTTGCACTAATTATCGGGGCTGTAACTTCGGCTTTGGTGGCTGTTTTTGTGAGGAGGAAGGGGTGA
- a CDS encoding type II toxin-antitoxin system PemK/MazF family toxin, whose amino-acid sequence MKQNEIWLINLDPTLGAEIKKTRPALIVNDDALGKLPLKVVVPLTDWKSKYEVAPWMVKVTPNNINNLSKPSSADCFQVRSVSEERFVKKIGEIDFEISESVKVALSKVFSIHI is encoded by the coding sequence ATGAAGCAAAATGAAATTTGGTTAATAAACCTTGATCCTACGTTAGGAGCAGAAATTAAAAAGACAAGACCTGCATTGATTGTAAATGATGATGCTTTAGGGAAATTGCCATTAAAGGTTGTAGTTCCTTTAACTGATTGGAAATCCAAATATGAAGTAGCCCCTTGGATGGTTAAAGTAACTCCAAATAATATAAACAATTTGTCAAAACCTTCTTCAGCTGATTGCTTTCAGGTTCGTTCTGTTTCTGAAGAAAGATTTGTAAAGAAAATCGGTGAAATTGACTTTGAAATTTCAGAATCAGTAAAAGTAGCACTATCCAAAGTATTTTCAATTCACATTTAA
- a CDS encoding NUMOD4 domain-containing protein, protein MDPKLEKWKEIEFNVDLPHAKYEVSNYGRIKSYSTRETGKIIKGSNVNGYQAIMVRFDKRITQSYYVHRLVAESFIPKDNDNQVYVTHLDYDKSNNHLSNLKWVSERELADHNNKNPKVLKKRVTGYKLTESDVKVIKKMLKNEKTRYSQIARQFGITHTQLNRIRKGHNWGHVTIDD, encoded by the coding sequence ATGGATCCTAAACTGGAAAAATGGAAAGAGATTGAATTTAATGTGGATCTTCCTCATGCTAAATACGAAGTCTCGAATTACGGTAGAATAAAAAGTTATTCGACACGTGAAACCGGAAAAATCATCAAAGGATCAAATGTGAATGGTTATCAAGCCATCATGGTTCGTTTTGATAAAAGAATTACTCAAAGTTATTATGTACACCGTCTAGTTGCTGAATCATTTATCCCAAAGGACAATGATAACCAAGTGTATGTTACGCATTTAGACTACGATAAGTCTAATAACCATTTAAGTAATTTAAAGTGGGTTTCTGAAAGGGAATTAGCTGACCATAACAATAAAAACCCGAAGGTATTAAAGAAGCGGGTTACGGGTTATAAATTGACCGAATCAGATGTGAAAGTGATTAAAAAAATGTTGAAAAATGAAAAGACTAGATATAGTCAAATCGCTCGACAGTTTGGAATTACGCACACACAATTGAATAGAATTAGAAAAGGACACAATTGGGGTCACGTAACTATTGATGATTAA
- the egtB gene encoding ergothioneine biosynthesis protein EgtB — MENYLNRYHEIRKTTESICEPLETEDYVAQPISDVSPPKWHLAHTTWFFETFLLKEFSKDYREFHPQFAFLFNSYYVSAGERMLRPNRGNMTRPTVEEIYQYRKYVDVAVGELLSHIITDEMKNILEIGFNHEQQHQELLFYDIKYILGHNPLFPAYDKGFEEYFTEDWEHDWVHINKGNYKIGFEGKGFSFDNEHNYHEVHLEGAKISNKLVTNGEYAEFIEAKGYENHEYWHSDARAWLEETGISAPLYWHKIDGKWHYYTLSGLKPINKEAPVMHISFYEAYAFAEWKGLRLPTEFEWETAANLFDWGKRWEHTASAYLPYPGYKKPAGAIGEYNGKFMVNQMVMRGSSRATSLNHSRKTYRNFFHPHLQWHFSGIRLAQDL; from the coding sequence ATGGAAAATTATCTTAATCGTTACCACGAAATCAGGAAAACAACTGAAAGTATTTGTGAACCTTTAGAGACAGAGGATTATGTTGCTCAGCCCATATCGGATGTAAGCCCGCCCAAATGGCATTTGGCACATACCACCTGGTTTTTCGAAACCTTTTTATTGAAAGAATTTTCCAAAGATTACAGAGAATTTCATCCTCAATTCGCCTTTCTTTTCAATAGTTATTATGTAAGCGCAGGTGAAAGAATGTTGCGTCCCAATAGAGGAAACATGACCCGACCAACGGTTGAGGAAATCTATCAATACAGAAAATATGTGGATGTAGCAGTGGGAGAATTACTATCTCACATCATAACCGATGAGATGAAAAATATCCTCGAGATTGGCTTCAACCACGAACAGCAGCATCAGGAATTACTTTTTTATGACATCAAATATATTTTAGGGCATAATCCACTCTTCCCGGCTTATGACAAAGGCTTTGAAGAATATTTCACTGAAGATTGGGAGCATGATTGGGTACATATCAATAAAGGAAATTACAAAATTGGCTTTGAAGGAAAAGGCTTTTCATTTGACAATGAACATAACTACCATGAAGTGCATTTGGAAGGAGCAAAAATCAGCAACAAATTAGTCACCAATGGCGAATATGCTGAATTTATTGAAGCCAAAGGCTATGAAAATCATGAATATTGGCATTCTGATGCCAGAGCTTGGTTAGAAGAAACTGGAATTTCTGCTCCATTATACTGGCATAAAATAGATGGAAAATGGCATTATTATACTTTATCTGGATTAAAGCCTATCAATAAAGAAGCTCCAGTTATGCATATTAGTTTCTATGAAGCTTATGCTTTTGCAGAATGGAAAGGCTTGCGGTTGCCCACTGAATTTGAATGGGAAACAGCTGCCAATTTATTCGACTGGGGAAAAAGATGGGAGCATACTGCAAGCGCATATCTCCCCTATCCTGGATATAAAAAACCAGCAGGTGCTATTGGAGAATACAATGGCAAATTTATGGTGAATCAAATGGTGATGCGAGGTTCTTCCCGCGCCACTTCATTAAATCATTCAAGAAAAACATATAGAAACTTCTTTCACCCACATTTGCAGTGGCATTTTAGTGGGATAAGATTAGCACAAGATTTATGA
- the rsgA gene encoding ribosome small subunit-dependent GTPase A gives MSEGKFYECRLRGKLRLDDEKVTNPVAVGDWVNIAPENEKEAIIKDVLPRENYIIRKSTRKKKHSHRLAANIDQAVLIVTLAFPRTSLGFIDRFLVSCESFRIPAVLVFNKADLLDEEGLEYYEALKFDYQELGYKVLLVSAEENIGIEELKAVLEGKTSLFAGHSGVGKSTLLNLISPHIEQRIGEVSESVGKGVHTTTFAEMFEAWDGAFVIDTPGIKELGLWDIGNEELSHYFPEMREYIGECKFNNCTHTHEPGCAFRKAMEEGKIAPSRYESYLSILEDEDSHR, from the coding sequence TTGTCAGAGGGGAAATTTTATGAGTGCCGATTACGAGGTAAGCTCCGTTTGGATGATGAAAAAGTGACCAATCCGGTGGCAGTGGGCGATTGGGTAAATATTGCACCTGAAAATGAGAAGGAAGCCATTATTAAAGATGTACTGCCTAGGGAGAATTATATCATCAGGAAATCAACTCGAAAAAAGAAACATAGTCATCGACTAGCAGCCAATATTGACCAGGCAGTTTTAATAGTGACTTTAGCTTTTCCACGCACAAGTTTGGGATTTATTGATCGATTTTTAGTGAGTTGTGAATCGTTTAGGATTCCAGCGGTTTTAGTTTTTAATAAAGCTGATTTGTTGGATGAGGAGGGATTGGAATATTATGAAGCTCTCAAATTTGATTATCAGGAGTTAGGCTACAAAGTATTGCTAGTTTCAGCTGAGGAAAATATTGGTATAGAAGAATTGAAAGCCGTTTTGGAAGGCAAAACTTCGCTTTTTGCGGGACATTCTGGAGTAGGAAAATCTACTTTACTAAATTTGATTTCGCCTCATATAGAGCAAAGAATAGGAGAGGTATCAGAATCAGTTGGTAAGGGGGTGCATACCACCACATTTGCTGAAATGTTTGAAGCTTGGGATGGAGCTTTCGTGATTGATACGCCTGGAATAAAAGAATTAGGACTTTGGGATATCGGCAATGAAGAGCTAAGCCATTATTTCCCTGAGATGCGTGAATATATAGGGGAATGTAAATTTAATAATTGCACGCATACACATGAGCCTGGATGTGCTTTCAGAAAAGCAATGGAAGAAGGGAAAATTGCGCCTAGTCGATATGAAAGTTATTTGAGTATTTTGGAAGATGAGGATAGTCATCGATGA